One genomic region from Terriglobus aquaticus encodes:
- a CDS encoding dienelactone hydrolase family protein, with product MTRRALLLLIATIAAVPFLRAQMPHDNSQDWAKAKLEQSTRHREYVPVKAGGRTLNTLVIYPERSTKAPVVVLIHEIFGLSNWMKLQADELAAEGFIVVAPDLLSGKGADGGGTDAMGGQDNVVQAVMKLDAAEVVTDLDAVSDYGKSLPSADGKLFVAGFCWGGGKSFAFATHRKDLAAAFVFYGPPPPAADMVAISAPVYGFYGGNDNRIDATIPQTVADMKAANKFYEPVTYPDAGHGFMRAGQAPDAKPADQQAFAQGFARLLLQLRAHEHSRAHTTSHGKLTQPGLKGKGSAVAEASISRCHDTAAGM from the coding sequence ATGACCCGCCGCGCCCTTCTTCTGCTAATTGCGACCATTGCCGCCGTGCCGTTTCTTCGCGCCCAAATGCCGCACGACAATTCGCAGGACTGGGCCAAGGCCAAGCTGGAACAGAGTACCCGCCACCGCGAATACGTTCCGGTGAAAGCCGGCGGCCGCACGCTGAATACGCTGGTGATCTATCCCGAGCGCAGCACCAAGGCTCCGGTTGTCGTGCTGATTCACGAGATCTTCGGCCTGTCGAACTGGATGAAGTTGCAGGCGGATGAGCTTGCAGCCGAGGGCTTCATCGTGGTCGCTCCCGACCTGCTGAGCGGCAAAGGCGCGGACGGTGGCGGCACCGACGCCATGGGCGGACAGGACAACGTGGTTCAGGCCGTGATGAAGCTGGATGCCGCTGAAGTCGTGACGGATCTGGACGCGGTGTCCGACTACGGCAAGTCGCTGCCCTCTGCGGATGGCAAGCTGTTCGTGGCCGGCTTCTGCTGGGGCGGAGGCAAGAGCTTCGCGTTTGCGACGCACCGCAAAGATCTGGCCGCGGCGTTCGTGTTCTACGGCCCGCCGCCACCGGCCGCCGACATGGTCGCGATCAGCGCGCCCGTCTACGGCTTCTACGGTGGCAACGACAACCGCATCGACGCGACCATCCCGCAAACGGTGGCCGACATGAAGGCCGCGAATAAGTTCTACGAACCGGTCACGTACCCTGACGCCGGTCACGGCTTTATGCGCGCGGGCCAGGCGCCAGACGCGAAGCCTGCCGACCAGCAGGCCTTTGCGCAGGGGTTCGCGCGGCTCCTGCTGCAGCTTCGCGCGCATGAGCACAGCCGGGCCCACACTACCAGCCACGGCAAGCTGACCCAGCCCGGCTTGAAGGGCAAAGGCAGCGCGGTCGCTGAGGCATCCATCAGCCGGTGCCATGACACTGCCGCGGGGATGTAG
- a CDS encoding class I SAM-dependent methyltransferase codes for MSIGVVLSSLLVAFSLAGGLFPVRSQTGGVPPQHPTSTPYTGSTDIFEYPDRARKLQIDRVMNILQLGPGKTVADLGAGGGWFSMLAARRVAPNGMVFAEDINPTFVSGITQRAMREGLRNVKPVLGTPTDPRLPDHSVDAVLMLKVYHEIADTAALLGNLKPALKPGARVGIIDRNGNGADHGLKQSVVEAEMHAAGYREIEHYTFTKADGQDYFLVFVVN; via the coding sequence ATGAGTATCGGTGTGGTTCTGTCGTCCCTCTTGGTCGCCTTCAGCTTGGCCGGAGGCTTGTTCCCGGTCCGATCGCAAACCGGAGGGGTACCACCCCAGCATCCGACCAGCACACCGTATACCGGCTCCACGGACATCTTTGAGTACCCGGACCGGGCACGAAAGCTGCAGATCGACCGCGTCATGAACATCCTGCAACTGGGGCCAGGCAAGACCGTGGCTGACCTGGGAGCGGGCGGGGGCTGGTTTTCCATGCTGGCAGCTCGGCGCGTGGCACCAAACGGGATGGTGTTTGCCGAGGACATCAACCCCACGTTTGTCTCGGGCATTACACAGAGGGCTATGCGCGAGGGTCTGCGCAACGTAAAACCTGTGTTGGGGACGCCCACCGATCCCCGTCTGCCCGATCACTCCGTGGATGCGGTTCTGATGCTGAAGGTGTACCACGAGATCGCCGACACTGCGGCTCTGCTGGGCAATCTGAAGCCCGCCCTCAAACCGGGTGCCCGGGTCGGCATTATCGACCGTAACGGCAACGGAGCCGACCACGGCCTGAAGCAATCCGTGGTGGAAGCGGAGATGCACGCGGCAGGGTACCGCGAGATAGAGCACTACACCTTCACCAAAGCCGACGGGCAGGACTACTTCCTTGTCTTTGTAGTCAACTAA
- a CDS encoding PEP-CTERM sorting domain-containing protein — MPSLARTSKRSNCLDRKLAVYTLAATAVAAVPQMMHAESITYVPGVNQTVTYTSDPATGQHSTPDVILTLPGTNQSIDFAASGIGNTAAVATGTELLQDTDLDPAALAAGALIDPTATASFGTSGKLSSTTAGKGNFPLNGEAYLGFYFTEADGLHAGWADLTTTGYSDASGAVGYSLTLNSYAYENDPNTSILAGQTVATPEPTSLSLIAMGAAGVAELRRRRRKYAEAA; from the coding sequence TTGCCTTCTCTTGCACGCACTTCCAAGCGCTCAAACTGCCTTGATCGTAAGTTAGCCGTATACACCCTGGCCGCCACGGCGGTTGCCGCCGTTCCGCAGATGATGCATGCAGAAAGCATCACCTATGTTCCGGGAGTCAACCAGACCGTAACCTACACCAGCGATCCGGCTACCGGGCAGCACAGCACTCCCGATGTCATCCTGACCCTCCCGGGCACCAATCAGTCGATCGACTTCGCCGCGAGCGGCATCGGCAACACCGCGGCCGTAGCGACCGGCACAGAACTGTTGCAGGATACGGATCTCGATCCGGCCGCGCTTGCAGCCGGCGCCCTGATCGACCCGACCGCCACCGCCAGCTTTGGGACGAGCGGCAAACTCTCCTCCACCACCGCCGGTAAAGGGAACTTTCCGCTGAATGGTGAGGCGTATCTCGGCTTCTACTTCACCGAGGCGGACGGGCTGCACGCCGGCTGGGCAGACCTGACCACCACGGGTTACAGCGATGCGAGCGGTGCTGTGGGCTACTCCCTCACCCTGAACTCCTATGCATACGAGAACGACCCCAATACGTCCATCCTGGCCGGCCAGACCGTGGCCACGCCGGAGCCGACCAGCCTGAGCCTGATCGCGATGGGTGCGGCGGGCGTGGCAGAGCTTCGCCGTCGTCGCCGCAAGTATGCCGAAGCCGCATAA
- a CDS encoding alkaline phosphatase family protein, which translates to MPKPHNVLLVGWDGADWKRVQPLLESGALPNLARLVERGVMGDVAPLTPLVPPMLWTSISTGVTPDRHGVLDGVEDDPQTGGVRPVTRQSLAAPHVWDLLAATGVPCRAVGWPATHPAAAPARNSPGATDFLCVSDRFAAGTSDSVWPRELEPEIADLRFSADEWTGADLQLFVPELGKIDQDKDRRLAKLAIALAETATHHAAATALLERSNAGLTAVWYGAAARITELFPETSGPLPAEDAVYAEAVNGAYRFLDLLLGRLVELAGPEALVLVVSDRAAGEPEFHPETGTGSQGILCAGGPGITAEELLFEPGVLDIAPTLLAIFGFQAPSGMPGYVIEELCPEAPTRELPGTGRIGRESAGPVDGHEDESTDASIDLAELRQAGYQDTVAAQRRPEAIEAWVRRTLNLARVLWSQGRTPEAVPLLEAVVPTVASNPALSRYADAPLYLATAYLETGRSADARRLANDLLQADPQSPLASLAAAHLAMADGNARGAEQILRKEALENQRPAAAVSPTTHVALGNAWLRTEQWREAAEAFRSALAADRRMLGASSGLAIALFRQAKFEEAAEAALDAIRLQPHQPAMHDLLGRSMHALGRHDDAAAAFAMRDSMQPVGSA; encoded by the coding sequence ATGCCGAAGCCGCATAACGTCCTTCTGGTCGGTTGGGACGGAGCGGATTGGAAACGGGTGCAGCCACTGCTGGAAAGCGGTGCGCTGCCCAACCTGGCAAGGCTGGTGGAGCGGGGAGTGATGGGCGATGTCGCCCCGCTGACTCCCCTGGTCCCACCCATGCTTTGGACCAGCATCTCTACGGGCGTCACACCGGACCGGCACGGCGTGCTGGACGGCGTGGAAGACGACCCGCAAACCGGCGGTGTGCGGCCAGTGACGCGACAGTCGCTGGCCGCGCCGCACGTTTGGGACCTGCTGGCAGCCACCGGCGTGCCCTGCCGAGCAGTGGGTTGGCCGGCGACGCATCCCGCTGCGGCACCTGCCCGTAACAGTCCGGGTGCAACTGACTTCCTCTGCGTTTCGGACCGCTTTGCCGCCGGGACCTCGGACTCGGTCTGGCCGCGTGAGCTCGAGCCCGAGATTGCCGACCTGCGCTTCAGCGCAGACGAGTGGACCGGCGCCGATCTGCAACTGTTTGTCCCGGAGCTGGGCAAGATCGATCAGGACAAGGATCGCCGGCTGGCAAAGCTGGCAATCGCCCTGGCCGAAACGGCGACCCACCATGCCGCCGCGACCGCCCTGCTGGAGCGCAGCAACGCCGGCCTGACCGCGGTTTGGTACGGCGCTGCAGCGCGGATCACCGAACTTTTTCCGGAGACAAGCGGGCCTCTCCCCGCAGAAGACGCGGTCTACGCAGAGGCCGTGAACGGGGCGTATCGCTTTCTGGACCTCTTGCTGGGCCGCCTAGTGGAACTGGCCGGACCCGAGGCACTGGTCCTGGTCGTGTCAGACAGGGCAGCGGGCGAACCGGAGTTTCACCCCGAAACCGGCACGGGATCGCAGGGCATTCTGTGCGCCGGCGGTCCCGGGATCACCGCGGAAGAACTTCTGTTCGAGCCGGGCGTTCTGGACATTGCGCCGACACTGCTGGCGATCTTCGGCTTCCAGGCGCCCTCCGGCATGCCCGGCTATGTCATCGAGGAACTCTGCCCGGAGGCACCGACTCGAGAGCTTCCCGGAACCGGGAGGATAGGCAGAGAAAGCGCTGGCCCGGTCGACGGCCACGAGGACGAGAGCACAGACGCCAGCATTGATCTCGCGGAACTGCGGCAGGCCGGATACCAGGACACCGTGGCGGCGCAGCGGCGTCCGGAGGCCATCGAAGCCTGGGTTCGGCGCACACTGAACCTCGCCCGCGTGCTGTGGTCGCAGGGCCGCACACCGGAAGCCGTACCGCTGTTGGAGGCTGTAGTCCCCACCGTGGCGAGCAACCCCGCCCTGAGCAGATACGCGGACGCGCCGCTCTACCTCGCGACGGCCTATCTGGAAACGGGGCGCTCCGCAGATGCGCGCCGGCTGGCAAACGACCTGCTGCAGGCCGATCCGCAATCTCCGCTGGCATCTCTGGCCGCTGCCCACCTGGCCATGGCCGATGGAAACGCCCGCGGCGCCGAGCAGATCCTGCGCAAGGAAGCGCTCGAGAACCAGAGACCCGCGGCTGCAGTTTCCCCGACGACGCATGTGGCGCTGGGCAACGCCTGGCTGCGTACGGAGCAGTGGCGGGAGGCAGCGGAGGCGTTCCGATCGGCGCTCGCGGCGGATCGGCGCATGCTGGGCGCGTCGAGCGGGCTGGCCATTGCGCTGTTCCGGCAAGCGAAGTTTGAAGAAGCCGCGGAAGCCGCGCTTGACGCCATCCGCTTGCAGCCTCACCAGCCGGCGATGCATGACCTGCTGGGCCGGTCGATGCACGCTCTCGGACGGCATGACGACGCTGCCGCCGCGTTTGCCATGCGCGACAGCATGCAGCCGGTCGGCTCCGCGTGA
- a CDS encoding GNAT family N-acetyltransferase, producing the protein MSGPVDATAGAPVRLRPPRPAEWPACRMLLPETFADVEGREYRLCLRDESPRLVGAVSFRRSGTALTGLRLHLVPAMRRQGLGRQIVQALRSDGATTLTGLIDVRQEPAAASFCEAVGFQRTDGLTTVEADLTVFREYLRGLMQRGSLPDGLCTVPLREASLRDVARLHAQHIAHGSALNPWRAQFAEMPGLGDSPVALLHGRVVGMLLWEPEGDLGVVRSLVGEAGAVTRWVNLLLLSTTADLILAGGMQRVRFDFVDSNRNTRKLAQRLNAVVVRELAEYTLRDNSSPVNEAGAKAPLR; encoded by the coding sequence GTGAGCGGTCCGGTTGACGCGACCGCCGGTGCGCCCGTCCGCTTGCGGCCACCGCGGCCGGCCGAGTGGCCGGCCTGCCGCATGCTGCTGCCGGAGACATTCGCCGACGTGGAAGGACGAGAGTACCGCCTGTGCCTGCGCGACGAGTCGCCGCGCCTGGTGGGGGCGGTCTCGTTTCGTCGCTCCGGCACCGCGCTGACCGGGCTGCGTCTGCATCTGGTGCCCGCGATGCGTCGCCAGGGGCTGGGCCGGCAAATCGTGCAGGCGCTGCGATCCGACGGTGCGACCACCCTCACCGGCCTGATCGATGTACGGCAGGAACCCGCGGCAGCAAGCTTCTGCGAGGCGGTGGGGTTTCAACGGACCGACGGGCTGACCACCGTAGAGGCCGATCTGACAGTTTTCCGCGAGTACCTGCGCGGGCTGATGCAGCGCGGATCGCTGCCGGACGGCCTCTGTACCGTGCCTCTGCGCGAGGCTTCGCTGCGGGACGTGGCACGGCTGCACGCGCAACATATCGCGCACGGCAGCGCGCTGAACCCCTGGCGGGCGCAGTTTGCCGAGATGCCGGGCCTGGGCGACTCGCCCGTAGCCTTGCTGCACGGCAGGGTGGTGGGCATGCTGCTGTGGGAGCCCGAAGGAGATCTGGGCGTCGTGCGGTCGCTGGTCGGCGAGGCGGGTGCGGTCACTCGCTGGGTCAACCTGTTGCTGCTGTCCACCACGGCGGATCTGATCCTTGCCGGTGGCATGCAGCGGGTGCGCTTCGACTTTGTGGACAGCAATCGCAACACGCGCAAGCTGGCGCAGCGCCTGAATGCGGTGGTGGTGCGGGAGCTCGCCGAGTACACCTTGCGCGACAATTCCTCGCCGGTCAACGAAGCCGGAGCGAAGGCACCGCTGCGGTAG
- a CDS encoding glycosyltransferase family 39 protein — protein sequence MAAALLVVHVLIGNRYGYHRDELQFLEDARHLDWGYVPFPPLTSWLGRASIAVFGLFGVRPEAGPLGLRLPAMLITSLMLLIAGWIARALGGGRFAQVFAALLMLPIELAMGQWLMYTVTDGLAWALVALCIAKLLQTRDARWWIGVGAALGIGILSKYSISFLLASLLIGLVVLPAERVWLRSKWFWAGAAVALLIAAPNLLWEWRHSWVTLHMLQHIHARDVRIGRANGYWTDQLKYMALALPFAVAGVVWLARSARFRLLLFLYAGPLVLFALAKGRGYYAIPGYIGVYAAGAVAFAQWTGRLRSRLQSTWRGVAVASTALGLVAVTLMMVAVAPQGSRLLHFQLRTSSDVRDQFGWREMAAAVAAARDTLPPEERARAGVAVDNYGEAGAIALYGPGYGLPYPISSANDFYYRGYGSAPDILVTLGIGRKDRQRLFDRCEMRGQFVKPNSVGNDDEEGQPIYVCWGMRTPWDVLWRTEQSFG from the coding sequence TTGGCAGCAGCGTTGCTGGTCGTGCATGTCTTGATCGGGAATCGGTATGGCTACCACCGCGATGAACTGCAGTTCCTGGAGGACGCGCGGCACCTCGACTGGGGGTACGTCCCCTTTCCGCCGCTGACCTCCTGGCTGGGGCGGGCTTCGATCGCCGTGTTTGGCTTGTTCGGAGTGCGGCCCGAAGCGGGGCCGCTCGGCTTGCGTCTCCCGGCCATGCTGATCACCTCACTCATGCTGCTGATTGCAGGCTGGATTGCACGAGCGCTGGGTGGAGGGCGCTTTGCGCAGGTGTTTGCGGCGCTACTCATGCTGCCCATCGAACTGGCCATGGGCCAGTGGCTGATGTACACGGTCACGGACGGCCTCGCCTGGGCACTGGTCGCACTTTGCATTGCAAAGCTGCTCCAGACGCGCGATGCACGCTGGTGGATCGGCGTGGGTGCGGCGCTCGGCATCGGCATTCTGTCGAAGTACTCGATCAGCTTTCTTCTGGCGTCGCTCCTGATCGGGCTGGTGGTGTTGCCAGCGGAGAGGGTGTGGCTGCGATCCAAGTGGTTTTGGGCCGGCGCCGCCGTGGCTCTGCTGATCGCCGCGCCAAACCTGCTGTGGGAGTGGCGCCACAGCTGGGTGACGCTGCACATGCTGCAGCACATTCACGCGCGCGATGTGCGGATCGGCCGGGCAAACGGCTACTGGACCGACCAGTTGAAGTACATGGCGCTGGCACTGCCCTTTGCGGTCGCGGGTGTTGTGTGGCTGGCACGCAGCGCGCGGTTTCGGCTGCTGCTGTTCCTGTATGCGGGGCCGTTGGTGCTGTTTGCGCTGGCAAAGGGCCGCGGCTACTATGCCATCCCCGGATACATTGGCGTGTACGCCGCGGGGGCGGTGGCCTTTGCGCAATGGACCGGCCGCTTGCGCTCGCGATTGCAGTCCACGTGGCGCGGAGTCGCCGTTGCATCCACGGCTCTTGGCCTAGTCGCGGTGACCCTGATGATGGTGGCCGTGGCGCCACAGGGATCGCGGCTGCTGCACTTTCAACTGCGCACCAGCAGCGATGTGCGCGACCAGTTCGGATGGCGGGAGATGGCCGCGGCGGTCGCGGCGGCGCGCGACACCCTGCCGCCGGAAGAGCGGGCGCGCGCCGGTGTCGCGGTGGACAACTACGGCGAAGCGGGAGCGATCGCGCTCTACGGCCCCGGTTACGGCCTACCCTATCCGATCAGCAGCGCCAACGACTTTTACTACCGCGGGTACGGCAGCGCGCCAGATATTTTGGTGACGCTCGGCATCGGGCGCAAGGACCGGCAGCGCCTGTTCGATCGGTGCGAAATGCGCGGGCAGTTCGTGAAGCCGAATTCGGTCGGCAACGACGATGAGGAAGGTCAACCCATCTACGTCTGCTGGGGCATGAGAACGCCCTGGGACGTGCTGTGGCGGACCGAGCAAAGCTTCGGATAG
- a CDS encoding acyl carrier protein, whose product MSDKKPGILKVLQAVAGKPITPEDDESLFGSGLLDSFALPDFVSGLESEFGVTVPDGDLSARKFDTIDKVEAYLDSKGA is encoded by the coding sequence GTGAGTGACAAGAAACCAGGCATCTTGAAAGTGCTGCAGGCCGTGGCAGGCAAACCCATCACCCCCGAAGATGACGAGTCGCTGTTCGGTTCGGGCCTCTTGGATAGCTTTGCGCTGCCCGATTTCGTCAGCGGCCTGGAGTCGGAGTTCGGCGTGACCGTGCCCGACGGCGACCTGTCGGCACGCAAGTTCGACACCATCGACAAAGTCGAGGCCTACCTGGACAGCAAAGGCGCGTAG
- a CDS encoding 3-oxoacyl-ACP synthase III family protein has protein sequence MSFIRATGVHLPSRVVGNDELAAAVGEPAAWIEQVSGIRERRYAAEGETVVTQALSAAQACLDRAGVTASDVSMLLLSSGSADRNVPGPAAQVAAELGMGTAPALDIAIPSAGSLWALCLAKQMAPLAAGGKVLVVASEIMSRRVDRFAEGKNTAILFGDGAASALIDASAGALRLGDAVLQSDGTGAEILHMTGSGDAARLHMDGGSVILRASRKLPAVTQELLTRNHLSADAVTRFVMHQANGNLILKVAATLKVPADRFFQNIARYGNTSSASLLIALHEFLEETPSPTGPVVLSAFGAGLNWGAMLATPA, from the coding sequence ATGAGTTTCATTCGAGCAACAGGGGTGCATCTGCCCTCGCGCGTGGTGGGCAACGACGAGCTGGCGGCGGCGGTGGGCGAACCCGCTGCATGGATCGAGCAGGTCTCCGGCATTCGCGAACGTCGCTATGCTGCGGAGGGCGAAACAGTCGTCACCCAGGCGCTCTCCGCCGCACAGGCGTGCCTGGACCGCGCAGGCGTCACGGCCAGCGACGTTAGCATGCTGCTGCTGAGCAGTGGATCGGCCGACCGCAATGTGCCCGGCCCCGCCGCGCAGGTGGCCGCCGAACTGGGCATGGGCACCGCGCCCGCACTTGATATCGCAATCCCCAGCGCGGGGTCTCTCTGGGCGCTTTGTCTCGCAAAGCAGATGGCGCCGTTAGCTGCCGGCGGAAAAGTTCTGGTGGTCGCCTCGGAGATCATGAGCCGCCGCGTCGATCGGTTTGCAGAAGGCAAGAACACCGCGATCCTCTTCGGCGATGGAGCCGCCTCGGCTCTCATCGACGCCTCGGCTGGCGCGCTTCGCCTGGGCGACGCCGTGCTGCAGAGCGACGGCACCGGTGCCGAGATCCTGCACATGACGGGCAGCGGCGATGCAGCCCGGCTGCACATGGACGGAGGCTCGGTGATTCTGCGAGCCTCGCGCAAGCTGCCAGCCGTGACCCAGGAGCTGCTCACGCGCAACCACCTCTCCGCCGACGCTGTCACCCGCTTCGTCATGCACCAGGCCAATGGGAACCTGATTCTGAAAGTCGCCGCGACGCTTAAGGTACCGGCGGACCGCTTCTTCCAGAACATCGCGCGCTACGGCAACACGTCGTCGGCATCACTGCTGATCGCGCTGCACGAGTTCCTCGAGGAAACGCCGTCGCCCACCGGACCGGTGGTGCTCAGCGCATTTGGCGCCGGCCTGAACTGGGGTGCCATGCTGGCCACACCGGCGTAA
- a CDS encoding DUF2076 domain-containing protein, with product MTPQEQEMLDGLIGRVRNAQITTKDADADRRIQEALGRDPNALYILCQTVLLQGYALEQAQKQLAVLKYQAAQATQQPQHEPTFLEKIFGKSDPEPDKQQASGPGGSQAAYGTPVYNNPQQSGQPPYGQPQYGGPQYGSPQYGGQPPAGYPAYPAQPGYGQPGYGQPSGAYPVSSGGGGFLQGALQTAAGVALGEMAFQSVESLFRGFGHAAGYGSDRAMGFGDVNAGNNDTDYGQGGGFFSREQAENGVNDQLSPDIEDRRGDSASGFADTGDRGSADGFVGGDDSATDNGYDVDNSVLEADGSDFSDGGSDFDSGDGGFDDGGFSDNS from the coding sequence ATGACACCGCAGGAACAGGAAATGCTCGACGGCCTGATTGGCCGCGTTCGCAATGCGCAGATCACCACCAAGGATGCCGACGCGGATCGCCGCATCCAGGAAGCCCTCGGCAGGGATCCCAACGCGCTCTACATCCTGTGCCAGACGGTGCTGCTGCAGGGGTATGCCCTGGAGCAGGCGCAGAAGCAACTGGCCGTTCTGAAGTATCAGGCCGCGCAGGCGACACAGCAGCCGCAACACGAGCCCACCTTCCTCGAAAAGATCTTTGGCAAGAGCGATCCCGAACCCGACAAGCAGCAGGCCAGTGGTCCGGGCGGATCGCAAGCCGCGTACGGCACACCCGTCTACAACAACCCGCAGCAGAGCGGTCAGCCGCCCTATGGTCAGCCGCAATATGGCGGTCCTCAGTACGGTTCTCCCCAGTACGGCGGACAGCCGCCCGCCGGCTATCCGGCCTACCCCGCGCAGCCAGGCTACGGACAGCCCGGCTATGGGCAACCCAGCGGAGCTTACCCCGTCAGCTCCGGCGGCGGCGGCTTCCTGCAGGGAGCGCTCCAGACCGCGGCTGGCGTAGCGCTGGGCGAGATGGCCTTCCAAAGCGTGGAGAGCCTGTTCCGCGGCTTCGGCCACGCTGCTGGCTACGGCTCCGATCGCGCCATGGGCTTCGGTGACGTGAACGCCGGCAATAACGACACCGACTACGGCCAGGGTGGCGGCTTCTTCAGCCGCGAGCAGGCCGAGAACGGCGTCAACGACCAGCTCAGCCCCGACATCGAGGACCGCCGCGGCGACTCCGCCAGCGGCTTCGCCGACACGGGCGACCGGGGCTCCGCCGACGGCTTTGTGGGTGGCGACGATTCCGCAACCGACAACGGCTACGACGTGGACAACTCTGTGCTCGAAGCCGACGGCAGCGACTTCTCCGATGGCGGCTCCGACTTCGACAGCGGCGACGGCGGCTTCGACGACGGCGGCTTCAGCGACAACAGCTAA
- a CDS encoding aldehyde dehydrogenase (NADP(+)), whose translation MSTSAAPAVFHAINPVDGSSLPETFEISTAEDVHRLASRAQVAHLTLAATRGVDRARLLRAIADGLASNGEAIVSRAHLETGLPLARLQGELLRTTGQLRLFAEVAEEGSWVDARIDEALPDRKPLPRPDIRSMLRPVGPIAVFGASNFPLAFSVAGGDTASALAAGNPVVVKAHPAHPGTSRLVADAIHAAVAACGLPEGTFGIVYDQGTTAGEALVLHPAIRSVAFTGSTAGGQALMRLAASRPEPIPCFAEMGSTNPVFVLPGALRERGAALATGLQTSFTLGSGQFCTKPGLVFVPQDGSDAFLHQLQEGVNGLGSHGMLTPGIAERYAASVEARRGSGAAKWLAGQPAGPSGPGASATAAVFATSLPAFLGDPSLQEEIFGPSTLLIHYGALDDLLAAAASLHGHLTATLHGTDDDLAAAGPLVHLLETRVGRILFNGFPTGVEVCHSMVHGGPFPATSDSRFTSVGTRAMLRFARPVCYQDFPEASLPEALQSGNPLGILRMRNGVVGRA comes from the coding sequence TTGAGCACATCTGCGGCTCCGGCTGTCTTCCACGCCATCAACCCCGTCGACGGCTCCTCGCTTCCAGAGACCTTCGAAATCTCCACGGCAGAGGACGTCCATCGCCTGGCAAGCCGGGCGCAGGTCGCCCATCTGACCCTCGCCGCTACGCGCGGTGTGGATCGCGCGCGACTGCTGCGTGCCATCGCGGACGGCCTTGCCAGCAACGGCGAAGCGATCGTAAGCCGCGCCCACCTGGAGACCGGCCTTCCGCTGGCCCGTCTTCAGGGTGAGCTGCTGCGCACCACCGGCCAACTGCGCCTCTTTGCCGAGGTGGCCGAGGAAGGCTCGTGGGTCGACGCCCGCATCGACGAAGCCCTGCCCGACCGCAAACCGCTGCCCCGCCCGGACATCCGCTCCATGCTGCGGCCGGTGGGCCCGATCGCCGTCTTTGGTGCCAGCAACTTCCCGCTGGCGTTTTCGGTGGCGGGCGGCGATACCGCCTCTGCGCTCGCCGCCGGCAATCCCGTTGTCGTCAAAGCCCACCCCGCCCACCCGGGCACCAGCCGCCTCGTCGCCGACGCCATCCACGCGGCCGTTGCCGCATGCGGCCTGCCCGAGGGCACCTTCGGCATCGTCTACGACCAGGGCACCACCGCCGGGGAAGCCCTGGTGCTGCATCCCGCCATCCGGTCCGTCGCCTTTACCGGCTCCACCGCCGGCGGGCAGGCGCTGATGCGCCTTGCGGCCTCGCGGCCCGAGCCCATTCCGTGCTTCGCCGAGATGGGCAGCACCAACCCCGTCTTTGTTCTGCCCGGCGCGCTGCGTGAGCGCGGCGCCGCACTCGCCACCGGCCTGCAGACGTCGTTCACGCTCGGTTCCGGCCAGTTCTGCACCAAGCCGGGCCTTGTTTTCGTTCCACAGGACGGCAGCGACGCCTTTCTGCACCAGTTACAGGAAGGTGTGAACGGCCTGGGCAGCCATGGCATGCTCACGCCCGGCATCGCGGAGCGCTACGCCGCCAGCGTGGAGGCGCGGCGAGGCAGCGGAGCCGCGAAGTGGCTTGCCGGTCAGCCTGCGGGGCCCTCGGGCCCGGGCGCCAGCGCCACCGCCGCGGTCTTCGCCACCTCGCTGCCGGCGTTCCTGGGCGACCCCTCGCTGCAGGAGGAGATCTTCGGTCCATCCACCCTGCTGATTCACTATGGCGCGTTGGATGACCTGCTGGCCGCGGCGGCTTCCCTGCACGGCCACCTGACCGCCACTCTGCACGGTACCGACGACGATCTGGCCGCTGCCGGCCCGCTCGTCCATCTGCTGGAAACCCGCGTCGGGCGCATCCTCTTCAACGGATTCCCCACCGGCGTGGAGGTGTGCCACAGCATGGTGCACGGCGGCCCGTTCCCTGCCACTAGCGACAGCCGGTTCACCAGCGTGGGAACGCGCGCCATGCTGCGATTCGCCCGCCCCGTGTGCTATCAGGACTTCCCGGAAGCTTCGCTGCCGGAAGCATTGCAGTCGGGCAATCCGCTGGGCATCCTGCGCATGCGCAACGGCGTGGTGGGACGCGCCTAG
- a CDS encoding Ig-like domain-containing protein: MAETPAKPAENAAGSHAMSVGTRATTTTALTVASSESGSSSGVTLLATVDGKSHATPAGSVVFTIGGKRIGQAAVANGSATLTLDTLPAGLSSLAAAYEGDSNFLPSQSAPVRFYNDDGK; encoded by the coding sequence GTGGCAGAAACGCCGGCGAAGCCCGCTGAGAACGCCGCCGGCTCGCACGCGATGTCGGTGGGAACCCGGGCAACCACCACCACGGCCTTGACGGTTGCGTCTTCTGAGAGCGGAAGCAGCAGCGGTGTGACCCTGCTGGCGACGGTGGATGGTAAGTCGCATGCCACTCCGGCCGGCTCGGTGGTTTTCACCATTGGAGGCAAGCGGATCGGGCAGGCCGCCGTCGCGAACGGCTCGGCCACGCTGACGCTGGATACGTTGCCAGCCGGCCTGAGCAGCCTGGCCGCGGCTTATGAGGGCGACAGCAATTTCTTGCCATCGCAGAGCGCACCGGTGCGCTTCTACAACGACGACGGGAAGTAA